A stretch of DNA from Microscilla marina ATCC 23134:
AGTTGCCAATTTACAAAAGGCTAGCCCCAACCCGGTAGAGCGCATCTGTCCCGATTTTTTGGCAAAAGCCTGTTGGTACTTATCAAATATTTTATCTAAATGCTCAGGCGCAATACCCACCCCTGTATCACTTATTTGTATTTTGCAAAAACCCGCTGGGGCATCGGGCACTATATCAATGGTGATTGTACCACCTACAGGCGTATATTTGGTGGCGTTGGTGAGCAAGTTTACCACTACCCGCTCCATCAGATCAGCATCTACGTTTACAAAAAAACCCGTCAAGCGTCCCACTTTGAGTTTTAGCCCTTTTTCTTGTATAATATAGTTTACCTGTGCCAAAGCTGCGTTGATGATGCTTTCTGCCAAAATAGTTTTTTGCTCAATTTTTAGCCGATGTTCTTCCATTTTTTGCACATCCAATATATTCATAATCAGATGGTACATACGTTTGCCTGACCGATTAATGGCAGTAAAAAACTGTGGATTGGTTTGCTCCTCAGATAAGCCAATGATAGAGTTGAGCGGATTTTTGAGGTCGTGTACAATCATTCCCAGCATTTGTTGTTTAAACCGATCTAACTCTACCAATTGGGCATTGGTAGCAACCAACATCTGGTTACCGCGTTGTTTGCTATGATAAAACAAACCTAACACCAAAAGCAGTATCACCAACAAACCTGCCATAAAACCATTTTAGCCATTGAAACTAACCATAAAACCATTTTAGCCATAAAGCCATTGAAACTAACCATTGAAACTAACATTCGAAAAGCCAACCCTGCCCGGTTATAAGGT
This window harbors:
- a CDS encoding sensor histidine kinase, coding for MAGLLVILLLVLGLFYHSKQRGNQMLVATNAQLVELDRFKQQMLGMIVHDLKNPLNSIIGLSEEQTNPQFFTAINRSGKRMYHLIMNILDVQKMEEHRLKIEQKTILAESIINAALAQVNYIIQEKGLKLKVGRLTGFFVNVDADLMERVVVNLLTNATKYTPVGGTITIDIVPDAPAGFCKIQISDTGVGIAPEHLDKIFDKYQQAFAKKSGQMRSTGLGLAFCKLAT